One window of the Candidatus Chryseobacterium colombiense genome contains the following:
- a CDS encoding TolC family protein, whose protein sequence is MKSLLNIIKGITFSVAILAAVSSCMARKEYHRPDHVVDEKLYRTDMLPADSTNISNVSWKEIFTDPILQRHISKALENNLDIRIALQSINSAEAYLKQSKAAYEPTVTVGPGYTFQTQSLNTQTGQLFGQRRYINQLDITASIGFEADLWGKLKAQEKAQLATYLGTVAAHKAVKSDLIASIASAYYQLLTFDEQKKIITETIKVREQNLETTKALKVSGTVTEVAVQQSEALVYNAKSLLIDIDTQIQLLENTMSLLMGEPSHSIERSSLEAQNVPIDLKLGYPAQLLSNRPDVMKAEYSLMNAFELTNAAKAQFYPTLKITGSGGLQSMDIDHLFSVNSLFASVVAGLAQPILNKRTIKTNYEVSLANQETAYLNFRKTVLTAGKEVSDAIRVFSVQDSYIALKQKELDSYKKSVDYSQELVNYGMANYLEVLNASVNSLNAELNIANAKYSKMKAGVELYQALGGGWK, encoded by the coding sequence ATGAAGAGTTTATTAAACATCATAAAAGGAATAACATTTTCAGTCGCAATTCTTGCTGCCGTATCCTCTTGTATGGCGAGAAAAGAATATCACAGACCAGATCATGTTGTTGACGAAAAGCTGTACCGTACAGATATGCTTCCTGCTGACAGTACAAACATTTCTAATGTTTCCTGGAAAGAGATTTTTACAGATCCTATCCTTCAGAGGCATATTTCAAAGGCACTGGAAAACAACCTGGATATAAGAATTGCTTTACAGAGTATCAATTCTGCGGAAGCTTATTTAAAACAAAGTAAAGCAGCTTATGAACCGACAGTAACGGTTGGTCCCGGCTATACTTTCCAGACCCAGTCTTTGAATACACAAACCGGACAGTTATTCGGGCAAAGAAGATATATCAACCAGCTTGACATTACGGCAAGTATTGGTTTTGAAGCTGATCTTTGGGGAAAATTAAAAGCCCAGGAAAAAGCTCAGTTAGCTACTTATTTAGGAACAGTTGCCGCTCACAAAGCAGTAAAAAGTGATTTGATTGCTTCCATTGCTTCTGCTTATTATCAGTTATTGACTTTTGATGAGCAGAAAAAAATCATCACAGAAACTATTAAAGTCCGTGAGCAAAATTTAGAAACCACCAAAGCTTTAAAAGTTTCAGGAACCGTTACAGAAGTAGCAGTTCAGCAGAGTGAGGCTTTAGTGTATAATGCAAAATCCTTATTAATTGACATCGATACCCAGATTCAGCTGTTGGAAAATACAATGAGCTTATTGATGGGAGAACCTTCTCATTCAATTGAAAGATCATCTTTGGAAGCTCAAAATGTTCCGATTGATTTAAAATTGGGATATCCGGCTCAGTTGTTATCAAACAGACCGGACGTAATGAAAGCGGAATACAGCTTAATGAACGCTTTTGAGCTTACAAACGCTGCAAAAGCCCAGTTTTATCCTACTTTAAAAATTACAGGTAGCGGAGGTCTTCAGTCTATGGATATCGATCACCTGTTCAGTGTCAATTCTTTGTTTGCAAGTGTTGTAGCAGGTTTAGCACAGCCTATCTTAAACAAAAGAACAATCAAGACCAATTATGAAGTAAGCCTTGCCAATCAGGAAACTGCTTATCTGAATTTCAGAAAAACAGTTCTTACTGCAGGAAAAGAAGTTTCAGATGCAATCCGCGTGTTCTCAGTTCAGGATTCTTATATCGCACTGAAGCAGAAAGAACTGGATTCCTATAAAAAATCTGTAGATTACTCTCAGGAATTGGTGAACTATGGTATGGCCAATTATCTTGAAGTGTTAAATGCAAGTGTCAATTCATTAAATGCGGAATTGAACATTGCCAATGCAAAATACAGTAAAATGAAGGCTGGAGTAGAGCTTTACCAGGCTCTTGGAGGTGGTTGGAAATAA
- a CDS encoding GNAT family N-acetyltransferase, producing the protein MLEIKTINNTYSKSVIDLVLNIQQKEFNVPITIEDQPDLMQIENFYLNSGGNFWGAFINDELVGTIALVKFDENAAAIRKMFVKKDFRGKEHNIAQQLLETLITYCHENGIEEVYLGTVSILKAALRFYERNHFKIIDKEDLPAKFPLMSADNVFCFLDLKS; encoded by the coding sequence ATGTTAGAAATCAAAACAATAAACAACACCTATTCAAAATCAGTTATAGACCTTGTTTTGAATATTCAGCAAAAAGAATTCAATGTTCCGATCACGATAGAAGATCAACCCGATCTTATGCAAATTGAAAATTTTTATCTAAACAGTGGCGGGAATTTCTGGGGAGCTTTTATTAATGATGAACTTGTGGGAACCATTGCATTGGTAAAGTTTGATGAAAATGCCGCTGCTATCCGAAAAATGTTTGTAAAAAAGGATTTCAGGGGAAAAGAACACAATATCGCTCAGCAACTATTAGAAACGCTCATTACTTACTGTCATGAAAATGGAATAGAAGAAGTATATTTGGGAACGGTATCGATACTCAAAGCTGCGCTACGTTTTTACGAACGGAATCACTTTAAAATCATTGACAAGGAAGACTTACCTGCAAAATTCCCTTTGATGAGTGCCGATAATGTATTTTGTTTCTTAGATCTAAAATCATAA
- a CDS encoding MarR family transcriptional regulator, producing MNVINESGTLALSTRLQRLSEQLRKDGALIYKEFGIDFEPKWFPVIFTLHHKQTLSVVEIANEIGYTHPSTISLLKELEKQQMIQSKKDKTDERKRLIEIAPKGMELIEKMKPVWEIISKVLGEIADNENHLLKAINEAEEKITHQSFLQRVLQLKNADNK from the coding sequence ATGAATGTCATTAATGAATCCGGAACCCTCGCTTTATCAACAAGACTGCAGCGCCTCAGTGAACAGTTGCGTAAGGACGGAGCTTTAATTTATAAAGAATTCGGAATCGATTTCGAACCCAAATGGTTTCCGGTGATCTTTACCCTGCATCATAAACAGACACTCAGCGTAGTAGAAATCGCTAACGAAATAGGCTATACCCATCCTTCCACCATCAGTCTTTTGAAAGAGCTTGAAAAACAGCAGATGATACAGTCCAAAAAAGATAAAACCGACGAACGAAAGCGCCTGATAGAAATTGCACCTAAAGGAATGGAACTCATAGAAAAAATGAAACCGGTCTGGGAAATTATCTCAAAAGTATTAGGTGAAATAGCTGATAATGAAAACCATTTACTCAAAGCTATCAATGAGGCGGAAGAAAAAATTACCCATCAATCTTTTTTGCAGCGGGTTTTACAGCTGAAGAACGCGGATAACAAATAA